In Caproicibacterium amylolyticum, a genomic segment contains:
- a CDS encoding NUDIX hydrolase, translating into MAKIEFFDEIGEKRIRFSVIAAWEQGKWLFVRQRQRKTWEIPGGHVEPGETPEQAARRELWEETGSTEADLHQICVYSASGEDIIKDGLIQSYGVLYFAQVTVRGSLPESEIAEVALREDLPSLSELTYPLIQPALMERVHAFLKESNL; encoded by the coding sequence ATGGCTAAGATAGAGTTTTTTGATGAAATCGGTGAAAAACGAATTCGCTTTTCTGTGATTGCAGCGTGGGAACAGGGAAAATGGCTTTTTGTGCGGCAACGCCAAAGAAAGACATGGGAAATCCCTGGGGGCCATGTGGAACCGGGTGAAACGCCCGAGCAGGCTGCCCGCCGCGAGCTTTGGGAGGAAACCGGCAGCACAGAAGCAGATTTGCACCAAATCTGTGTGTACTCCGCCAGCGGTGAAGATATCATTAAAGACGGTTTGATTCAGTCGTATGGTGTGCTGTATTTTGCACAGGTAACTGTCCGCGGTTCGCTCCCTGAAAGCGAGATTGCTGAAGTTGCTCTGCGGGAAGACCTGCCGTCTTTGTCGGAACTGACCTATCCGCTGATTCAGCCTGCTTTGATGGAACGTGTTCACGCTTTCTTGAAAGAATCCAATTTGTAA
- the argF gene encoding ornithine carbamoyltransferase, whose amino-acid sequence MKHLLKMLDLSTQEITEILDLADQLKYEQKHNIPHPHLAGKTLGLIFEKASTRTRVSFEVGMYQLGGLPIFLSAHDMQIGRGEPVQDTARVLSRYLNGIMIRTFKQSEVEALANNGSIPIINGLTDFSHPCQILADLMTIREKRGALDGLKMCFIGDGNNMMNSLIVGCLKMKMEVAVACPADYRPAAEVLDFAQAYPAFSMTTDPLEAAVGADVVITDVWASMGQEEEAAKRRKAFADYQINGKVMAAAKSDAMVLHCLPAHRGEEITAEVFEKHSEEIFEEAENRLHAQKAVLVKLLG is encoded by the coding sequence ATGAAACATTTACTCAAAATGCTTGACCTTTCCACACAGGAAATTACCGAAATCCTCGACCTTGCGGATCAGCTTAAGTACGAGCAGAAGCACAACATTCCGCATCCGCATCTGGCTGGAAAAACCCTTGGCCTGATTTTTGAAAAGGCCAGCACCCGTACCCGTGTTTCCTTTGAAGTAGGTATGTACCAGTTGGGCGGTCTGCCGATTTTCCTTTCCGCACATGATATGCAGATTGGCCGCGGCGAACCGGTGCAGGATACTGCACGTGTGCTGTCCCGCTACCTGAACGGCATTATGATTCGTACTTTCAAGCAGAGCGAAGTGGAAGCGCTGGCAAACAACGGCTCCATTCCGATTATCAATGGTCTGACCGACTTTTCTCATCCGTGCCAGATTCTTGCCGACCTGATGACGATTCGCGAAAAGCGCGGCGCACTGGACGGCTTGAAAATGTGCTTTATCGGCGACGGCAACAACATGATGAATTCCTTGATTGTCGGCTGCCTGAAAATGAAAATGGAAGTTGCCGTCGCCTGTCCGGCAGATTATCGCCCGGCGGCAGAGGTGCTGGACTTTGCGCAGGCATATCCTGCGTTCAGCATGACCACCGACCCGCTGGAAGCAGCCGTTGGCGCGGATGTTGTCATCACAGATGTGTGGGCTTCTATGGGGCAGGAAGAGGAAGCCGCAAAGCGCCGAAAAGCGTTTGCAGACTACCAGATTAACGGCAAGGTCATGGCGGCGGCGAAGTCGGACGCAATGGTTCTGCACTGCCTGCCCGCGCACCGCGGCGAGGAAATTACCGCAGAGGTGTTCGAAAAGCATTCTGAGGAAATCTTTGAGGAAGCGGAAAACCGCCTGCACGCACAGAAGGCTGTGCTGGTCAAGCTGCTGGGATAA
- the argB gene encoding acetylglutamate kinase, with the protein MEIANEDRARVLVQALPYIQKYAGKTVVVKYGGNAMIDEKLKDAVMSDIVLMQLVGIHVVLVHGGGPEISAMLKKVGKESKFIMGMRVTDEETIDIVQMVLAGKVNKALVQLLEAHNGHAIGLCGLDGSMLRAEKIVSADDLGFVGQITEVNTAIIQDAEEKGYVPVISTVAGGYEGEVYNINADVAAARIAACLHAEKLILMTDVRGLLRDKDDEKTIIPVVQVSAVPKLKKEGIISGGMLPKIDCCVEAVRRGVKRAHIIDGRIPHSILIELFSDEGIGTMFY; encoded by the coding sequence ATGGAAATTGCTAACGAAGACCGGGCACGGGTTCTGGTACAGGCTCTGCCGTATATCCAGAAATACGCGGGGAAAACCGTAGTTGTAAAGTATGGCGGCAACGCCATGATTGACGAAAAATTAAAGGATGCCGTCATGAGCGACATTGTGCTGATGCAGTTAGTCGGGATTCATGTGGTGCTGGTGCACGGCGGCGGCCCCGAAATTTCAGCAATGCTGAAAAAAGTCGGCAAAGAAAGCAAGTTTATCATGGGTATGCGCGTGACTGACGAGGAAACCATTGATATTGTGCAAATGGTGCTCGCCGGTAAGGTGAACAAAGCACTGGTGCAGCTGCTGGAGGCACATAACGGCCATGCGATCGGCCTGTGCGGTCTGGATGGCAGTATGCTGCGCGCGGAAAAAATCGTTTCGGCGGATGATTTGGGCTTTGTCGGTCAGATTACCGAGGTAAACACCGCCATTATTCAGGACGCGGAGGAGAAAGGCTATGTGCCGGTCATCTCCACAGTCGCCGGCGGATATGAGGGCGAAGTTTACAATATCAACGCGGATGTGGCGGCAGCACGGATTGCGGCATGCCTGCACGCGGAAAAGTTGATTTTAATGACGGATGTGCGCGGCCTGCTGCGTGACAAAGATGACGAAAAAACCATTATCCCGGTGGTGCAGGTTTCTGCGGTACCGAAACTGAAAAAAGAGGGTATTATTTCCGGCGGCATGCTGCCGAAAATTGACTGCTGTGTGGAGGCTGTGCGACGAGGTGTAAAACGTGCGCACATTATTGACGGTCGGATTCCGCACTCTATTTTAATTGAACTCTTTTCCGATGAGGGCATCGGAACGATGTTTTATTAA
- a CDS encoding M20/M25/M40 family metallo-hydrolase, with translation MQMEKIIKTLCAAVGTSGDESAPVKAALHLTGLPNGKLDALGNGSVTLGDQNAKTHILLEAHMDQVGMVITSVDEHGFLHFANCGGADARVMPGCPVHIYASETAEPLLGVVGSVPPHLNKGGTDKVPEVEDMTIDLGLPAAKAKVQMRPGDRAVPVYEPRMLLGTRCASAALDDRSGAAAVVRCAQLLQKSNLSGVKVTCLFSTREEVGGQGARTAAFAAEADQAICVDVSFGVQPGVKPEVSHKVGGGVMIGTAPILSHAMGRKLAKLAERESISYKWDVMGGSTGTNCDEVAIARGGVKTALISIPERSMHTPAEVVDLQDVEDTARLMAAYVCDLCGAELPKAADSKPEMQDIFSSTGSAAEAESDQIWSGCLPKLCTARGISGEEDTVRELILSYIRPYAEKIEITPLGSILAYKKGKNRAKTRLLLNAHMDEVGLIVTHITDEGLLKFASVGGIDPRILPGRSVTVGYGTETVPGVIGLKPIHLTEKDERQKSIPMDDLYIDIGAKDKDEAAAVVTPGDMVTFDSVYEENGYSIKSRALDDRAGCALLIHLMQQEDWTYDTIFEFAVQEEVGLNGSRTGAFLAQPQAAIVVESTTAADVPGNEKEHQMCRLGKGPVISFMDRRTIYDKEYTQWAFEEAHEAGIPCQWKEGVAGGNDAGAIHISRGGVRTVAVSLACRYLHAPMGVISKGDYDAAAVLLQRLAERIAGAE, from the coding sequence ATGCAGATGGAGAAAATTATAAAAACATTATGTGCGGCAGTCGGCACCAGCGGGGATGAATCCGCGCCGGTAAAGGCGGCGCTGCACCTGACCGGTCTGCCAAACGGCAAGCTGGACGCGCTGGGAAACGGCAGTGTGACACTGGGCGACCAGAACGCAAAAACGCACATTTTGCTGGAAGCACATATGGATCAGGTGGGCATGGTCATCACTTCTGTAGATGAGCATGGCTTTTTGCACTTTGCCAACTGCGGCGGGGCAGATGCCCGTGTGATGCCGGGATGCCCAGTACATATTTATGCGTCAGAAACCGCAGAACCGCTGCTCGGCGTTGTTGGAAGCGTGCCGCCGCATTTGAACAAAGGCGGTACAGACAAAGTGCCGGAAGTAGAGGATATGACGATTGACCTCGGCCTGCCTGCAGCAAAAGCAAAGGTACAGATGCGCCCCGGCGACCGTGCAGTTCCGGTGTATGAACCCAGAATGCTGCTTGGCACACGCTGTGCTTCCGCGGCGCTGGATGACCGTTCCGGTGCGGCAGCTGTGGTTCGCTGCGCACAGCTTTTGCAGAAATCCAATCTTTCCGGCGTAAAGGTGACCTGCTTGTTTAGCACACGTGAGGAAGTCGGCGGGCAGGGCGCGCGCACAGCTGCCTTCGCCGCAGAGGCAGACCAGGCGATTTGCGTGGATGTCAGCTTCGGCGTACAGCCCGGCGTGAAGCCGGAGGTCAGCCACAAAGTCGGCGGCGGTGTCATGATTGGCACCGCACCAATTCTGAGCCACGCAATGGGCAGAAAGCTGGCAAAGCTTGCCGAGCGGGAATCCATTTCGTACAAATGGGACGTGATGGGCGGTTCCACCGGCACCAACTGCGACGAGGTCGCCATTGCACGCGGCGGCGTAAAGACGGCACTGATCAGCATTCCGGAACGTTCTATGCACACCCCCGCGGAAGTGGTCGATTTGCAGGATGTGGAGGACACCGCCCGTCTGATGGCTGCGTATGTCTGTGATCTGTGCGGCGCAGAGCTGCCGAAAGCAGCGGACAGCAAGCCCGAAATGCAGGATATTTTCAGCAGCACCGGTTCTGCCGCAGAAGCCGAAAGTGACCAGATTTGGAGCGGCTGCCTGCCGAAGCTTTGCACCGCGCGCGGAATCTCCGGCGAAGAGGATACGGTACGGGAGTTGATTCTTTCATACATTCGTCCTTATGCGGAAAAGATTGAAATTACACCGCTCGGCAGCATCCTTGCTTATAAAAAGGGCAAGAACCGCGCCAAAACCCGTCTTCTGCTCAACGCACATATGGATGAAGTCGGTTTGATCGTTACACATATTACAGACGAAGGACTGCTCAAGTTTGCATCAGTCGGCGGTATTGACCCGCGCATTCTGCCCGGACGCAGTGTGACCGTTGGCTATGGAACGGAAACCGTACCGGGTGTGATTGGCTTAAAGCCGATTCACCTTACGGAAAAGGACGAGCGTCAGAAGAGCATCCCGATGGATGATTTGTACATTGACATCGGCGCAAAGGACAAAGACGAAGCCGCAGCCGTGGTGACACCCGGCGATATGGTCACGTTCGACAGCGTTTATGAAGAGAACGGCTATTCCATTAAGAGCCGCGCACTGGATGACCGTGCGGGCTGTGCACTGCTGATTCATCTGATGCAGCAGGAGGATTGGACTTATGATACCATCTTTGAGTTTGCTGTGCAGGAAGAAGTCGGCCTGAACGGTTCCCGCACCGGCGCTTTCCTTGCCCAGCCGCAGGCGGCAATCGTAGTGGAAAGCACCACCGCCGCGGATGTGCCCGGCAACGAAAAGGAACACCAGATGTGCCGCCTTGGCAAAGGCCCGGTCATTTCCTTTATGGACCGCCGCACCATTTATGATAAGGAATACACCCAGTGGGCGTTTGAAGAAGCGCATGAAGCCGGAATCCCCTGCCAGTGGAAAGAGGGCGTTGCCGGCGGTAATGACGCGGGCGCGATTCACATCAGCCGCGGCGGTGTGCGTACTGTAGCAGTATCACTTGCCTGCCGTTACCTGCACGCGCCGATGGGTGTCATCAGCAAAGGTGACTACGACGCGGCGGCGGTTTTGCTGCAGCGCCTTGCAGAACGCATTGCGGGGGCGGAATGA
- the murD gene encoding UDP-N-acetylmuramoyl-L-alanine--D-glutamate ligase, which yields MPIEDFYKEMCSKTVAFCGLGGSNLPLVRRFAKEGACVTARDKRTREQLGDLATELEQLGVKLVLGESYLENLTEEVIFRTPGMPYHLPQLDAARAHGSAVTSEMEVFLDYCPCKVFGVTGSDGKTTTTTILSKILRHAGKTVHVGGNIGTPLLPIIEKIKPEDVVVAELSSFQLISVGHSPQVSIVTNMSPNHLDIHKDMQEYVDAKKNIFLHQNAFGRAVLNLDNDITAGFVPEVRGECLLFSRKQAVKNGCCVNENGTVVFVKNGVVTPILNVNEIKIPGAHNVENYMAAICAVWGYASPEDIRAVATTFTGVEHRAELVRELDGVRWYNDSIATTPSRTVKGMLSLFPQKLILIAGGYDKKIPFEPMGEPVCDHVKTLVLMGVTAPKIEAAVTGAANYRPDAPRIIHVQSLEEAVQVCRKEAVEGDIVAMSPACASFDMFPNYETRGDLFREMVNKL from the coding sequence ATGCCGATAGAAGATTTTTATAAAGAAATGTGCTCAAAGACAGTGGCTTTCTGCGGTCTGGGCGGCAGCAACCTGCCGCTGGTCCGTCGCTTTGCCAAGGAGGGTGCCTGCGTGACCGCCCGCGACAAGCGCACCCGCGAACAGCTTGGTGACCTTGCCACAGAACTGGAGCAGTTAGGGGTAAAACTGGTGTTGGGCGAAAGCTATTTGGAAAATTTGACGGAAGAAGTTATTTTCCGCACACCGGGCATGCCGTATCATCTGCCGCAGCTGGACGCCGCCCGTGCCCATGGCAGCGCCGTGACCAGTGAGATGGAAGTGTTTCTGGACTACTGCCCATGCAAAGTGTTCGGCGTGACTGGCTCCGACGGCAAAACCACGACCACCACCATTCTTTCTAAAATTTTGCGGCACGCCGGAAAAACCGTGCATGTCGGCGGCAATATCGGCACACCGCTGCTGCCAATCATTGAGAAAATCAAGCCGGAGGATGTTGTGGTGGCGGAGCTTTCCAGCTTTCAGCTGATTTCTGTCGGGCACAGCCCGCAGGTTTCTATTGTTACCAATATGAGCCCGAACCATTTGGATATTCACAAGGACATGCAGGAATATGTGGACGCGAAGAAAAACATTTTTCTGCACCAGAATGCGTTTGGACGCGCCGTGCTGAATCTCGACAATGACATTACCGCGGGTTTCGTGCCAGAAGTGCGCGGCGAATGCCTGCTGTTCAGCCGCAAGCAGGCAGTAAAAAACGGCTGCTGTGTGAACGAAAACGGCACCGTTGTTTTTGTGAAGAACGGTGTTGTGACACCGATTCTAAACGTAAACGAAATTAAAATTCCGGGTGCGCACAATGTGGAAAACTACATGGCAGCCATCTGTGCTGTATGGGGTTACGCTTCACCGGAGGACATCCGCGCTGTGGCAACCACCTTTACCGGTGTGGAACACCGCGCGGAACTGGTGCGCGAACTGGACGGCGTACGCTGGTACAACGACAGCATTGCCACCACTCCGAGCCGTACAGTAAAAGGAATGCTTTCCCTTTTCCCACAAAAGCTGATTCTGATTGCGGGCGGGTACGACAAAAAAATTCCGTTTGAACCAATGGGTGAACCGGTGTGTGACCATGTGAAAACACTGGTACTGATGGGTGTAACAGCACCGAAAATTGAAGCGGCAGTGACCGGCGCGGCAAACTACCGCCCCGATGCACCGAGAATTATTCATGTGCAGAGCTTGGAAGAAGCGGTGCAGGTCTGCCGCAAAGAAGCAGTGGAGGGTGACATTGTTGCCATGAGTCCAGCCTGCGCCAGCTTTGATATGTTCCCGAACTATGAAACGCGCGGCGATTTGTTCCGCGAAATGGTCAACAAACTGTAA
- the argJ gene encoding bifunctional glutamate N-acetyltransferase/amino-acid acetyltransferase ArgJ: MKFIDGGVTAPQGFRAAGIYAGVKACTHLTQAEAANFAADIRSGKRAPESKNDLALICADVPCTAAGVFTSNLVKGAPIAVCLKHLQDGKAQAILANSGNANTCNADGEEKAEAMASAVAEALNLRDEDVLVGSTGVIGQPLPLEPILTAVPALTQKLSTHGSLDAATAIMTTDTVPKNMAVEMELAGKTIRIGGISKGSGMIHPNMCTMLCFLTTDAAVEAKALDKALRFAVADSFNMLSVDEDMSTNDTCVILANGKAGNAEIQEGSADFTAFVEALKALCVKIARAMAKDGEGASKLLVCAVSGAASDADARTVAKAVICSSLVKAAIFGADANWGRVLCAIGYAGAAVDIHKVDVDFTSPAGTLPVCRNGAGVPFDEDLGKKILLEDEITVQVMLHDGTAAAAAYGCDLTYNYVKINGDYRT, from the coding sequence ATGAAATTCATCGACGGCGGTGTGACCGCCCCGCAGGGCTTTCGTGCCGCAGGCATCTATGCGGGCGTAAAAGCCTGCACACATCTGACACAGGCCGAAGCGGCAAACTTTGCGGCAGACATTCGCTCCGGTAAGCGTGCGCCTGAAAGCAAAAATGACCTTGCACTGATTTGTGCGGATGTTCCCTGCACAGCGGCGGGCGTTTTTACCAGTAATCTGGTGAAAGGCGCACCAATCGCGGTTTGCCTGAAACATCTGCAGGACGGCAAAGCGCAGGCGATTCTTGCAAACAGCGGCAACGCCAACACCTGCAACGCGGACGGCGAAGAAAAAGCCGAAGCCATGGCTTCCGCGGTTGCGGAAGCACTGAACCTGCGGGATGAAGACGTTTTGGTCGGCAGTACCGGAGTAATTGGTCAGCCGCTGCCGCTTGAGCCGATTCTTACTGCTGTTCCCGCATTGACGCAGAAACTTTCCACCCACGGCAGCCTGGACGCCGCCACTGCGATTATGACGACCGATACTGTTCCGAAAAATATGGCAGTCGAAATGGAGCTGGCCGGAAAGACAATTCGCATCGGCGGTATTTCCAAAGGTTCCGGCATGATTCATCCCAATATGTGCACCATGCTCTGCTTTTTAACCACGGATGCCGCGGTTGAGGCAAAAGCACTGGACAAAGCGCTGCGTTTTGCTGTTGCGGACAGCTTCAATATGCTGAGTGTGGATGAGGATATGAGTACCAATGATACCTGTGTCATTCTGGCAAACGGTAAAGCCGGAAATGCAGAAATTCAAGAGGGCAGTGCAGATTTTACCGCTTTTGTTGAGGCTCTGAAAGCACTGTGTGTTAAAATCGCCCGCGCCATGGCAAAGGACGGCGAGGGTGCCAGCAAGCTGCTGGTGTGTGCCGTTTCCGGCGCGGCAAGCGATGCGGACGCACGCACTGTTGCAAAGGCAGTTATCTGTTCTTCCCTTGTGAAAGCCGCCATTTTCGGTGCGGATGCGAACTGGGGCCGGGTGCTGTGCGCCATCGGTTACGCAGGTGCTGCGGTGGACATCCACAAAGTGGACGTGGACTTTACCTCTCCGGCGGGAACGCTGCCGGTCTGCCGCAATGGTGCCGGAGTTCCGTTTGACGAGGATTTGGGTAAAAAAATTCTGTTGGAGGATGAAATTACCGTACAGGTCATGCTGCATGACGGAACTGCAGCCGCAGCAGCTTATGGTTGTGATTTAACGTATAACTATGTTAAAATAAATGGCGACTACCGAACATGA
- a CDS encoding PepSY1/2 domain-containing protein: MKTKQIVMAVIAVAAVVTAGAFTVRSMASEKAAKRDLQYTYDRAYGDLRDCVDNIATTLDKSVYANTATQQNGLAARLMRETSLAKEALATLPITDNTMDSVSKYISQVGDFSMTLSNRISEGGKITSSEYKTIQELHSYATKLSQSLTSVKPDYTSANFSQQFKETAEDFTDFPSMIYDGPFSDHIGRQSPRCLEGKKDVEQGNAQVTAAQWLGVSSDKLKHEADTAGGLPSYNFSTGSTRICITKKGGLVYSLENKREITAEKIDAKAAQQKAQDYLTKHGYKNMQVTYWVKTDGRILFNFAYQDGNVRCYPDLIKVGVALDNGEIVALGGSGYVMNHTTRSFAEPKLDKSEAQSKVSSHLKVNSGRLALIPTEGLNEVLCWEFNCTGSNNDRVLVYINCDTGMEQQIMILQTSDAGTLVK; the protein is encoded by the coding sequence ATGAAAACAAAACAAATCGTCATGGCGGTTATTGCAGTGGCCGCCGTGGTGACTGCCGGTGCATTTACTGTGCGCAGCATGGCTTCTGAAAAAGCCGCCAAACGGGATTTGCAGTACACCTATGACCGCGCATATGGCGACCTGCGCGACTGCGTTGACAACATTGCAACAACGCTGGACAAGAGCGTTTACGCCAACACTGCCACCCAGCAAAACGGCCTTGCCGCTCGGCTAATGCGCGAAACAAGCCTTGCGAAAGAAGCCCTTGCTACCCTGCCGATTACTGACAACACCATGGACAGTGTTTCCAAATACATCAGTCAAGTCGGTGACTTTTCCATGACGCTGTCCAACCGCATCAGTGAAGGCGGCAAGATTACCAGCAGCGAATACAAAACGATTCAAGAACTGCATTCCTACGCCACAAAACTTTCACAGAGCCTTACTTCCGTAAAGCCGGATTATACCTCTGCAAATTTTTCGCAGCAGTTCAAAGAAACCGCGGAAGACTTTACTGATTTTCCCTCGATGATTTATGACGGACCGTTCTCTGACCACATCGGCCGCCAGAGCCCGCGCTGCTTAGAGGGTAAAAAAGACGTGGAACAGGGAAATGCGCAGGTTACCGCAGCACAATGGCTTGGGGTTTCCTCCGACAAGCTGAAACATGAGGCGGACACAGCCGGCGGCCTGCCCAGCTATAACTTCAGTACCGGCTCCACCCGCATTTGCATTACGAAAAAGGGCGGTCTGGTGTATTCTCTGGAAAATAAGCGTGAAATAACAGCGGAAAAAATTGATGCCAAGGCGGCGCAGCAAAAGGCACAGGACTATCTGACAAAGCACGGCTACAAAAACATGCAGGTCACCTACTGGGTGAAGACGGACGGCCGCATTCTCTTTAACTTTGCCTATCAGGACGGAAATGTGCGCTGCTACCCTGATTTGATTAAAGTCGGTGTTGCATTGGATAACGGCGAAATCGTCGCACTAGGCGGCAGCGGCTACGTGATGAACCACACCACGCGCAGCTTTGCCGAGCCGAAGCTGGACAAGAGCGAGGCACAATCAAAGGTCAGTTCCCATTTGAAAGTAAATTCCGGCAGGCTGGCACTGATTCCGACCGAGGGCTTAAATGAGGTACTGTGCTGGGAATTTAACTGCACCGGTTCCAATAATGACCGCGTGCTGGTCTATATCAACTGTGACACCGGCATGGAGCAACAGATTATGATCCTGCAGACCTCTGACGCAGGTACACTGGTAAAATAA
- a CDS encoding aspartate aminotransferase family protein, translating to MQFPAIKEDDSKYLMHAYGRFPAALVKGRNATAWDADGKKYIDFTAGIGVNCLGYSDSQWAAAVAAQAAQVQHISNLYYSPVTIQAAEKLCAASGMARVFFGNSGAEANECAIKAARKYSADKYGTDRSEIVTLQNSFHGRTVTTLAATGQKMFHEKFLPLTEGFACAEPQIDSIHSAVNDRTCAVLIELVQGEGGVHPMDKAFVQELAAFCAEQDILLLVDEVQTGVGRTGSFFCYQQYGIQPDVVSTAKGLGGGLPIGACLVNQKCADVFQPGDHGSTFGGNPVVCAGALEVLSRVANPEFLQEVQKKGDYLREKLAKLPNIESVRGMGFLLGAKPASGEPGKIAAACVDAGLLVLTAKDVLRFLPPLTITKNELDEGLAILEKVLCSFSA from the coding sequence ATGCAGTTCCCTGCCATAAAAGAGGATGACAGCAAGTACCTGATGCACGCATACGGCAGATTTCCCGCAGCGCTGGTGAAAGGCAGAAACGCCACTGCGTGGGATGCTGACGGCAAAAAATACATCGACTTTACCGCGGGCATCGGTGTAAACTGCCTTGGTTACAGCGACTCGCAGTGGGCGGCGGCTGTGGCGGCACAGGCGGCGCAGGTGCAGCATATTTCCAATTTGTACTACAGTCCGGTTACAATCCAAGCCGCTGAAAAGCTCTGCGCCGCCAGCGGGATGGCGCGCGTCTTTTTCGGCAATAGCGGCGCGGAAGCGAACGAGTGTGCCATTAAAGCTGCCCGCAAATACAGCGCGGATAAATACGGCACAGACCGCAGTGAAATCGTAACGCTGCAGAATTCTTTTCACGGCCGTACAGTCACCACACTGGCGGCGACCGGACAAAAAATGTTCCATGAAAAGTTTCTTCCGCTGACGGAGGGCTTTGCCTGTGCTGAACCGCAGATTGACAGCATCCATTCTGCTGTCAATGACCGTACCTGTGCGGTGCTGATTGAACTGGTGCAGGGCGAGGGCGGCGTTCACCCGATGGACAAAGCCTTTGTGCAGGAGTTGGCGGCATTCTGTGCTGAACAGGACATCCTGCTTCTTGTGGACGAAGTGCAGACCGGTGTTGGCCGTACCGGCAGTTTCTTCTGCTATCAGCAGTATGGAATCCAGCCGGATGTTGTCAGTACCGCAAAGGGATTGGGCGGCGGCCTGCCGATTGGCGCATGCCTTGTAAATCAGAAGTGCGCGGATGTGTTTCAGCCTGGCGACCACGGCAGCACGTTCGGCGGCAATCCGGTTGTCTGCGCGGGTGCATTAGAAGTGCTTTCACGTGTGGCAAATCCGGAGTTTCTGCAGGAAGTGCAGAAAAAGGGCGATTATCTGCGCGAAAAGCTCGCCAAACTGCCGAATATTGAAAGCGTGCGCGGCATGGGCTTCCTGCTGGGTGCGAAGCCCGCTTCCGGCGAACCCGGCAAAATTGCCGCCGCATGTGTGGATGCCGGTTTACTGGTGCTGACGGCCAAGGATGTGCTCCGTTTCCTGCCGCCGCTGACCATCACCAAAAATGAACTGGATGAGGGACTTGCAATCCTGGAAAAAGTGCTGTGCAGTTTCAGTGCGTGA
- the argC gene encoding N-acetyl-gamma-glutamyl-phosphate reductase: MTVKAGVIGATGYAGAELVRILAGHPQAELAAISSVSFEGKPLSSVYPAYYGLCDMLCGTEAEVLQKSDVVFAALPHGLSQEIAKECHDAGKVFIDLGADFRLKRLNEYEDWYKVKAVYPELHEEAVYGLPELFREEIRGKKLIANPGCYTTAVPLALVPALKAGLIEKDGIIADCKSGVTGAGRKSTQDTHYPELNEGMHAYKVGGHRHTPEIEQTLRRICGEEVTIVFTPHLLPVNRGILATCYAHLKPGTTLEQLQKVYEDFYQDEYFVRVLPDGMKADIHNVRYSNFCEIELHTDPRTNMLIAVSAIDNMVKGAAGQAVQNMNLALGLEETAGLKMFPPAF, encoded by the coding sequence ATGACCGTGAAAGCAGGCGTCATCGGCGCAACCGGATATGCCGGCGCGGAACTGGTGCGTATCCTTGCGGGACACCCGCAGGCAGAGCTTGCTGCCATTAGCTCTGTCAGCTTTGAGGGAAAGCCGCTGAGCAGCGTCTATCCGGCCTATTATGGCCTGTGTGATATGCTGTGCGGCACTGAGGCAGAAGTGCTGCAGAAAAGTGACGTAGTGTTTGCGGCACTGCCGCATGGCCTTTCGCAGGAAATCGCGAAGGAATGCCACGACGCGGGCAAAGTTTTCATTGACCTCGGCGCGGATTTCCGCCTGAAACGCCTGAATGAATATGAGGACTGGTATAAAGTCAAGGCGGTGTACCCGGAACTGCACGAAGAAGCGGTTTACGGCCTGCCGGAGCTGTTTCGCGAAGAAATCCGCGGCAAAAAGCTGATTGCCAACCCCGGCTGCTACACCACAGCGGTTCCGCTGGCTCTGGTGCCTGCGCTGAAAGCCGGACTGATTGAAAAAGACGGCATCATCGCCGACTGCAAATCTGGCGTGACCGGCGCCGGGCGCAAATCCACACAAGATACGCATTATCCGGAACTGAACGAGGGGATGCACGCCTACAAAGTGGGCGGCCACCGCCATACACCGGAAATTGAGCAGACGCTCCGCCGTATCTGCGGCGAAGAAGTAACCATTGTGTTCACCCCACATCTGCTGCCGGTGAACCGCGGTATTCTGGCAACCTGCTATGCACATTTGAAGCCGGGAACAACATTGGAACAGCTGCAGAAAGTTTATGAAGACTTCTATCAAGACGAATACTTTGTGCGTGTTCTGCCGGACGGAATGAAAGCGGATATTCATAACGTGCGGTACAGCAATTTCTGCGAAATTGAACTGCACACCGACCCACGCACCAATATGCTGATTGCGGTTTCCGCGATTGACAATATGGTGAAGGGTGCGGCAGGGCAGGCAGTGCAGAATATGAACCTTGCACTTGGGCTGGAGGAAACCGCCGGACTCAAGATGTTCCCGCCGGCGTTTTAA